Proteins encoded within one genomic window of Fusarium musae strain F31 chromosome 4, whole genome shotgun sequence:
- a CDS encoding hypothetical protein (BUSCO:EOG09260FL2) — protein sequence MDTLHARADWESVGDRWFRKTQQYTAVFDQDLDLDNYIVAGAPYAGALALWRDDTKLLAYQPGRSAKPAIDIYSLAGKKLRSIPWDNGTIKGLGWSEDETLLVVTTDGTVRCYDLQGDFTQFSLGHGADNYSVESCRSVEVLLSVDKTVYVVDATDCEDRFLDIGPFSHISVSPDGRYANLYAVNGKAHVISSDFQERLFEHDSDSQTPPLYVEWCGSDALIAWEDEVHIIGPGDSSSSYIYDSTRVHVISEHDGARLITNDFCEFLERVPRDTLEVFGQSSDSSPASILLDAVGQLELESPKADDYIQLIRPNLTGAVDTCVNAAGREFDTHWQKRLLKAASFGKSVLDIYNSDDFVDMCETLRVLNAVRYYEVGMPLSFEQYHRLTPESLIRRLLNRHEYLLALKIAGYLKLPTDRIYVHWASCKVRVGGEDDDTICRLIVERLSGKPGISFEEIARAAYQEGRGRLATELLNHEPRGGRQVPLLLSMEEDELALDKAVESGDTDLILSVLLQLKKKLPLAAFFRVINARPTATSLVEALAMEEGDNTLLKDLYYQDDRREDGANVFIRESLKQPDARTASDKLALAAKLLVDSKESAFEVHALKEATTLLRMQEAFDRDLTDTFTGLSVNETMFKLIRLGYHGRAKKIQSEFKVPEKVAWWIRLRALVAKRDWNEIEEISKTRRSPIGWEPFFNLTLQAGNPRLASVFVPKCTSVEAGETITMYEKCGMRVKAAQEAVRLKDSESWERLLEAAGKGSQEGREIERLGQSVFKK from the exons ATGGACACACTTCACGCCAGAGCTGACTGGGAGAGTGTCGGGGACAGATGGTTCCGCAAGACACAGCAGTATACAGCTGTGTTTGACCAAGATCTCGACTTGGATAATTATATCGTTGCGGGAGCTCCATATGCAGGAGCACTAG CACTATGGCGCGACGACACAAAGCTTCTCGCATATCAACCAGGAAGATCAGCAAAACCAGCAATTGACATCTACAGTCTTGCTGGTAAGAAACTCCGAAGCATCCCCTGGGATAATGGTACCATTAAAGGCCTTGGGTGGTCTGAAGATGAGACTCTACTCGTTGTTACCACTGACGGTACGGTCCGCTGTTATGATCTGCAAGGAGACTTTACACAATTCTCCCTCGGCCATGGTGCCGACAACTATAGCGTCGAGTCATGTCG GTCTGTCGAGGTACTATTAAGTGTTGATAAGACTGTATACGTCGTCGATGCTACTGATTGCGAAGACCGTTTCCTCGATATTGGACCTTTCAGCCATATTAGTGTCTCTCCGGATGGTCGCTACGCCAATCTTTATGCTGTGAATGGAAAAGCTCATGTCATATCGAGTGACTTCCAAGAACGGCTATTCGAACATGATTCCGACTCTCAAACACCTCCTCTATATGTTGAATGGTGTGGGTCTGATGCACTCATTGCCTGGGAGGATGAGGTGCATATTATCGGACCTGGtgactcttcatcttcatatATATACGATAGCACACGTGTGCATGTCATTTCTG AACACGATGGTGCCCGTCTAATTACAAATGACTTTTGCGAGTTCCTTGAAAGAGTGCCTAGGGATACCCTCGAAGTCTTTGGGCAGTCTTCAGATTCATCGCCTGCTTCAATTCTTCTCGACGCTGTAGGCCAACTAGAGCTTGAGTCTCCAAAAGCAGATGATTACATCCAACTAATACGACCTAATCTTACTGGTGCTGTGGACACTTGTGTTAATGCGGCTGGGCGCGAGTTTGATACCCACTGGCAGAAGCGTTTACTCAAAGCAGCTTCATTTGGCAAATCTGTACTCGATATATATAACAGCGACGACTTTGTTGACATGTGCGAGACTCTACGCGTGCTCAACGCTGTGCGATATTATGAAGTAGGCATGCCACTGTCTTTTGAGCAGTATCACCGCTTGACACCGGAGAGCCTCATTCGACGATTGCTCAACCGACACGAGTATCTTCTTGCCTTGAAGATCGCAGGCTATCTGAAGTTACCAACAGATCGAATCTATGTACACTGGGCGTCTTGCAAAGTCCGTGTAGGtggcgaggatgacgataCCATCTGCCGGTTGATTGTGGAGAGACTATCTGGCAAGCCTGGAATTTCCTTTGAAGAGATCGCTCGTGCAGCATACCAAGAAGGAAGGGGCCGACTTGCTACTGAACTTCTCAACCATGAGCCTCGTGGTGGTAGACaggttcctcttctcttgagtatggaggaggacgagCTTGCTCTTGACAAAGCTGTTGAGAGTGGCGACACAGACTTAATACTGTCAGTTTTGTtgcagctcaagaagaagttgcCCCTCGCCGCTTTCTTCAGGGTCATTAATGCGCGACCGACAGCAACATCACTGGTGGAAGCTTTGGCCATGGAAGAGGGTGACAACACGCTGCTAAAAGATCTGTATTATCAAGATGACCGACGAGAAGATGGTGCCAACGTTTTTATCCGGGAATCATTGAAACAACCTGATGCTCGAACAGCATCTGACAAATTGGCACTGGCAGCAAAGCTCTTAGTGGATTCCAAGGAGTCTGCGTTCGAGGTTCATGCGTTGAAGGAGGCTACGACACTTCTGCGGATGCAGGAAGCTTTCGACCGGGATTTGACAGACACCTTTACTGGCCTGAGCGTCAATGAAACCATGTTTAAGCTTATTCGACTGGGCTACCACGGACGGGCTAAGAAGATCCAGAGCGAGTTCAAAGTCCCCGAGAAAGTGGCGTGGTGGATTCG ATTACGAGCACTAGTTGCGAAGCGAGACTGGAACGAGATCGAGGAGATTTCCAAGACAAGGAGAAGCCCCATTGGTTGGGAG CcgttcttcaacctcacgCTTCAAGCGGGCAACCCACGTTTAGCATCTGTATTTGTACCCAAGTGCACATCAGTAGAAGCTGGAGAGACGATCACCATGTATGAGAAGTGCGGAATGCGGGTGAAGGCCGCGCAAGAAGCCGTGAGGCTCAAGGACAGTGAGTCGTGGGAGAGGCTCTTGGAGGCTGCAGGAAAGGGGTCAcaagagggaagagagatCGAACGTCTGGGCCAATCCGTATTCAAGAAGTAG